The Azospirillum humicireducens DNA segment GCGTCATCAGGATGTTGTCGAGCGTGTCGAAGGGCAGCGGTGACGGCTGGGCATGGGCGCCGCCGCTCGGATACTGATACCACACGTCGATGACAGCCCCGCCGATCCGGCGATCCTTCAGCGCATCGAAGAGCGCCTCGGGATCGACGAGCGGGCCGCGGCTGACATTGACCAGCAGGGCATCGGACCTCATCGCCGCGAGTTGCGCCCTGCCGATGATGTGGCGGGTTTCCGGCAGCAGCGGCAGGCAAAGCACGACGATGTCGCTCTCCGCGAGCAGGCGGTCGAGCCCGTCGGTCCCGGCAACCCAGCTCAACCCCTCCCCCTCGGCTCTCTCCGGCCGGGATGTGACGGCGACGCCGGAGGCGCCGAACGCCCGCATCAACCGCCAGACATGCGATCCGATGTGACCGTACCCGACGATTCCGACGGTGGCTCCGGCCAGCGAACTCGGTTGAGAGCGCTGCGATTCGTAAACCGAGGAATCCCAGTGCCCCCGGCGCAGTTCGCGGTCCTGCTGCAGGAGCTGGCGGCGCATGACGACGCTGGTCGCCGCCACAAACTCGGCGATGGATGATTCGTGGCAGAAGGTGTTGGCGCAGAGAACGCCGTCGGGCAGCGCCTTGCCGTCGATGCCGTCATAGCCGGCGCCGCCGACATGGACCAGCCGAAGGGAATCGGCGGCAGCCCCCATGGCGGCGGTGAAGCGCGGCCCGACGAACACGTCGGCGCCCGGCAGGTCGGCCGCGACCGCCGCCTCGTCGAAGGCGGGATGCCAGGACACCACGGTGTCGGCGGGAAGCTGCGCCTGCATCAACGCGCGATGGGGCATGAAATTGGCGTCGGCGACGACCACGCGGAGAGGAGCGCCGGACGGTGCGGCATCCCTGCCCGCTCCGGCCTGAGATTTCCCCTTGGGCATAGCACTCATGGTTCCCCCTCAAGAAATGATCACCCGCCGGGTGTCCTGGCGATGGAGCGCCGCTGTCGGCGGAGGCGATGGATCGGCAGGCCGGAACCGATGTCCGGTTGCGATCCGCTCAGGCTACGGACGCTCCACCGCGCCAGCGTCGGCACGGGACACTGCGGGCCGGCCTATTTGGCAAATTGGTACATTGGTCTTCTGCTCCACTGGATAGTGCAGCCTGCCGGGATGTGTCAACCGCATAACGCTGGATGCACAAAATGTTTTGTTGGCATGCGACCGACGGTCGCAGGGTGGCCTGATTCCGCTGCATCCGAAGCGTCGAGACCGCCGTGCGGCGCCCTGCGGCTCGGTGCTTCGCATGGCCCCAATGGCGTGAATCCGGAGCGCCCCGCTCCTTAAGACGGCCACTCATCCCTTTGAGATCTCTGCAATTTTCAACCGGTCCAAGCCGATGCGGCGGCCGGTGCGGGTGTAGCGGACAGCCCGTACAGGCGTGACGGTCCGACGCTCCAGGTTGACAAGCCCAAAGGACCAGAATATTCATCGAACCAGTAGACCAATTTTGGTTTTGGTCCACTTCCCTTTCGGCGTGACGTCACGCGGTGCCGGGCGGCTACGCAGGATCCCGAAGAGCCCGAGGCACCGGCCGGGCGGACGGACCGCAAGACACGAGGCGCTCCGGCGCGCCATCACCTTTCAGGAGAAGCCAGATGCGCGGCTGTGTTCTGCATGGACAAAAGGATCTTCGCCTTGAAACGCTCGACGAGCCGGCCCTGAAGCCGGGAGAAGTCCGGGTCAGGATCGCCGCAGGCGGCATTTGCGGATCGGACCTCCACTACTTCTTCGAGGGCCGCGTCGGCGATTTCAACGTCCGGGAACCGATGGTCCTGGGCCACGAGATCAGCGGCGACGTCGTCGAGGTCGGTCCCGACGTTACCCGGACCAAGATCGGCGACCGCGTCGCCGTCAATCCCGGCAAGCCGTGCCGGACCTGCCCGCACTGCCTGGCCGGCCGGGAAAATCTCTGCGCCAACATGATCTTCTTCGGCAGCGCCTCGCGCTTTCCCCATGTCCAGGGCGCCTTCCGCGAAACGCTGGTGGTGCGTGACTTCCAGTGCTTCCCGGTGCCGGCCGACACGAAGCACACCAATCTGGTCTTCGCCGAGCCATTCGCCGTCGCCCTCCATGCGGTGGCGCAAGCCGGCAGCCTGCTCGGCCGGCGCGTGCTGATCACCGGTGCCGGGCCGATCGGTTGCCTGATCGCCGTCGCCGCCCGCCGGGCGGGAGCCGAGCACGTCACCATCACCGACCTGTCGGACAAGCCGCTGGAGATCGCCGCCCAAATCGGCGCCGATGAAACCGTCAACGTGCTGGCCGACAGCGAAACCCCCAACCGCTGGCAGGCCGACCGCGGCTGCTTCGACGTCTGCTTCGAAGCGTCGGGCAGCGCCAGGGCGGTGGAGACCTGCGTGCTGAGCACCCGCCCCGGCGGCGCCGTCGTCCAGGTCGGCATGCTGGCGCCCGGCCTCACCCCGATCCCGCTGAACCGGCTGCTCGCCAAGGAAGTGACGTTCAAGACCTCCTTCCGCTTCCACGAGGAATTCGCCTGGGCGGTCTCCGCCCTGACCACCGGCGGCGTCGACCTGTCGCCGCTGGCCACGGCGCAGTTCCCGTTCGAGGCAGCGGCCGAGGCGTTCGCCGCGGCGCATGACCGCAACAGCAACATGAAGGTTCAGATCGTCTTCTGATCCGGCGGCGCCGTGCCCCGGCACGGCGCAAGCCCACCCCACCCTTGCGAGCGCTCCATGAAAATCACGCAGCTGGAAACACTGAGGACGGACGAGTTCTCCAACGTCGTCTGGGTCCGCGTCCACACCGATGCCGGCGTCGTCGGCCTTGGCGAGACCTTCTACGGCGCAGGCGCGGTCGAGGCGCACATCCATGACGTGCTGGCTGCCCGCCTGCTCGGCAAGGACCCGCTGCGCATCGAGGCCCATGCCCGCGAGCTGGTGAATCTGCCGATGGCGCAGTCCTCGACCGGCGCCGAATACCGCGCCGCGTCGGCCATCGACCTCGCGCTGTGGGACATTCTCGGCAAGGTCTGCGGCCAGCCGGTGCATCAGATGCTGGGCGGCCTCTGCCACGACCGGGTGCCGGTCTACAACACCTGCGCCGGCTACGGCTATGTGCGCTCCAACAAGATCAAGCCGGTCGATACCTGGAACCTGGGTTCCAGCGAGGGGCCGTACGAGGATCTGAACGGCTTCATGACCGATGCCGGCCGGCTGGCGGAAAGCCTGCTGGAGCAGGGCATCACCGGCATGAAGATCTGGCCGTTCGATCCGGCCGCCATCGCCAACGACGGCCGGTTCATCACCGCCGAGCAGATGAAGCGCGCCGTCGAACCGTTCGAGAAGATCCGCAAGGCGGTGGGCGACCGCATGCAGATCATGGTCGAATTCCACTGCCTGTGGAATCTGCCGACCGTCAAGAAGATCGCCCGCGTCCTGGAGGACTACGATCCCACCTGGTACGAGGATCCGATCCGCATGAACTCGGTCAACGCGCTGACCGAGCTGGCCGCCTCGACCAGCGTGCCGATCTGCGCCTCGGAAACGCTGGGATCGCGCTTCCCCTACAAGGACATGCTGGAAGCCGGCGCCATCGGCGTGGTGATGACCGATCTGGTGTGGACCGGCGGCCTGACCGAGGGCCGCAAGATCGCCTCGCTGGCCGACACCTACCATCGCCCCTACGCCCCGCACGACTGCACCGGCCCCGTCGCCTATGTCGCCGCGGTCCATTCCTCGCTGTCGAACCCGAACACGCTGATCCAGGAGTCGGTGCGGGCCTTCTACACCGGCTGGTACGCGGAGCTCGTCACCGAGGTGCCCCGCATCGTCGACGGCCATGTCCTGCCGATGGAAGGGCCGGGGCTCGGCACCGAACTGCTGCCGGCCGTCTTCGAGCGTCCCGATCTGCGCGTCCGCCGCACAAGCCTCTAACCGGAAGACTCAACCATCATGACCACCATGTTCGATCTGAGCGGCAAGACCGCCCTCGTCACCGGATCGGCCCGCGGGCTGGGAAACGCCATCGCCGAAGGGCTGGCCGAGGCCGGTGCCGCGATCATCCTCAGCGACATCAACCCCGACACCCTCGCCGATGCAGCCGCCAGAGCGCGCGACAAGGGCTATACCGTCCATGAATCCGCCTTCGACGTGACGGACGAGGACGCCGTGGCGAAGGCCTTCGCCCAATTCGACGAGCAGGGCATTTCCGTCGACATCCTGGTCAACAACGCCGGCATCCAGATCCGCAGCCCGCTGGTCGATTTCCCGGTGGCGGACTTCCGCAAGGTCATCGACACCAACCTGACCAGCGCCTTCCTCGTCGGGCGCGAGGCCGGCCGCCGCATGGTCGCGCGACGGGCGGGCAAGATCATCAACATCGGCTCCCTGACCAGCGAGCAGGCCCGCGTCACCGTGGCGCCCTATGCCGCCGCCAAGGGCGGCATCCGCCTGCTGACCAAGTCGATGACGGCGGAATGGGCGGAGTTCAACGTCCAGATCAACGCCATCGGTCCGGGCTACATCGTCACCGAGATGAACAAGCCGCTGATCGAGAATGCGGAGTTCGACGGCTGGGTGAAGAAGCGCACGCCCGCCCGCCGCTGGGGCAATCCGACGGATCTGGTCGGCACCGCGGTGTTCCTCGCCTCGCCGGCGTCCGATTTCGTCAATGGACAGCTGATCTTCGTCGATGGCGGCATCATGGCCGTCTACTGACCTTGCGACCTTCCGTCCCGCCGGGTGGAGACGCCCGGCGGGGGCATGCGATTGACTCGGCCGTCAAGGATGCCTAAAGGATTGGAACGATGGTAAACCAGCGAACCAGTTCGGTGATCGGAGAGCGGCATGGATGATCCTGATTTCGACGTCTCCCGCCACTTTCAGAAGATCAAGATCCGGCGTCCGCCAGACATCATCATCGAGCAGATCAGCGATCTGATCGCCCGCCGGATCATCAAGGCAGGCCAGAAGCTCCCGGCCGAACGGGTGCTTGCCGAACGGTTCGACGTCAGCCGCGGCACGGTCCGGGAGGCATTGCGCCGTCTGGAATTTTTCGGGATCGTGCGCACATCGCCGCAAAGCGGAACCGTGGTGGAGAATCTGAGCGAACATGTGCTGATCGGCCTTATCAGCAACATCCTGAACGCGGGCGACACCAGCCCGGAAATGCTGATCGAGGTGCGCGGCGCCCTGGAGGCATTGTCCGCCCGGCTGGCGACCGAGCGCGCCCATGGCGGCCAGATCGCTGAAATCCGCAAGGCCCAACAGCGCATGCGCGAGCAGGCCGACGCCAACGCCTACACGCTGGAAGAGGATCTCCTCTTCCACCTGAAGGTGGCCGAAGCCACCAACAACAATCTCCTTCGGTCGCTGATCGCCCTGATGGGGCCTGACGTGCTCCGCTTCTCGCACCAGCACGCCACCTACAAGGACGGCCGCATGCATGCCGCCGCCGACGAACATGATGCGATCATCGCGGCCATCGAGAGCGGTCGGCCCGACGAAGCCGAAAAGCTGATGAAGCAGCATATCGACAAGTCCTACGAGCATTTCCGCCGTGACGGTCACGCCGACACCTCTCCGGCGGACGGCGATGCGGAATCCGGGAAACCGGTTCGCAAGCGGCGGCCCAAGCAGGACCTTGCGCATCAGGCCGGGAAGCTGGCGACCTGATCCTGCCCCGGTCCGGTGGGCACGGGCTCCCGCTCGGCGCGTCCTCCCGACCGTCTCGCCCAGTGGGGGCCGCCTCACCGTTTCTTGTTCCAGAAGGTGTCGAAGTCCGGCATCGGGCTTCTTTGCCGTCGCCTGTTTCAGCGCATCCTCATAGATCTCGTGGACGCGCTCCAGCTCAGTGCTGCCTTCCGAGAATCCGGGCTCAACGCCCAGCCGCTTGGCGAGTTCGACATAGATGTCGTAGTCGTTGTGCGCTTCGAAGACCTGGTCGATCAGCCGCTTCATCGCGACGATGGCCTTGCGTGCGGCCACGCCTACCCGCTCGATGTCGTTGCGCTCGACGCTGGTTGTGGCCGGCAGCACGATGTCGGCATGCCGGGCGGTCGCCGTCCATTGGAAATCCTGCACGATGAAGGTCTGGATCTTCGCCCAGGCCTCGACCATGCGGTTGCGGTCCGATGGTGGTGGAATGGATTGCCGCCCGCCCAACCGCAGAGCTTGATCTCCTCGCGCTTGCCGATCTGCAGCGAACCGGCAAGACCCGGCGCGTTGGCGCTGGACGTGCCGGCAGTTCGCAGAGGGAGGAGGCCCGGTCCGCGGTCTTCGGCGTGCCGTCCTTCTCGCCCCGCAGATGCTGGGCGAACCGATCGAAGCCGAAGCTGTAGGCCCCAGCCGCCGAGATCTGGTTGTTCGTCAGCGGGTCGCAAGCCCGGAAGACGATCAGACCGGTGTTGTCGGGAACGGTCTGGTGGCTGGTCTGCGCCGCTTCGACGTCCATCGAACCCACCACATAGGGCATGATCGCTTCGGACCCGGCCTTTGACGCCGTTCCCTGCCGGGGCGGGATTGGATGCCGACCTGCACGGCGAGCCGGCCGGCGCCCCGGCGGTTTGCGGGCGCGCCGCCCAGATGCGCAAGGCCCGGACACACGAACGCCCCGGCTCTTTCGAACCGGGGCGTTCGGTTAGGTTTGGCTGTAGGGGCAGAGCATGCCCTTAACCGGGCATCCATTCCGGATTGAGGAAGAGACCGGTCACATCAGATTGGCCATCGCGATCAGCGACAGGGTGACGGTGATGGCGCCGCCGATGCGGGTTGCAACCTGGGCGAAGGGCATCAGCTGCATGCGGTTGGCCGCAGTCAGGATGGCGACGTCGCCGGTGCCACCCTGGCCGCAGTTGCAGGAATTGATGATGGCGGTTTCGATCGGGTACATCTTGACCATCCGGCCGACGAGGAAGCCCATCGTCATGTGGGTCGCCACCGTGCAGAAGATGATGATCAGATTCTGCACGGTGAAGGCGGACATCAGCTTGTCCCACGGGGTCACCGCCACGCCCATGGCGAACAGCAGCGGATAGGTGACGGCGACCTGGAAGAACTTGTAGACGACGCCGGCGCCGGCCTCCAGCGAGGGGGAGGCGAGCTGGAGCACCTTGACCATGACCGCGATGAACAGCATCGCCACCGGAGCCGGCAAGCCGACGACCTTCTGGGCCATGACGCCCATCAGATAGAGGGTGACGGCGAACAGGCCGGCGGCGGCGACGGTGTTGGCGTCCACGGGACCGCTGCTCTTGGTCGCCGCCTTGACGAAATCGGTGCCGCCCGGCTGGAGCTGGCCGTTGCCGGTCAGGTGCGGCATGCGCTTGCCGATGAAGTTCAGAAGGCCCGACATCAGGATCGCCATCAGGCTGCCCAGCATGACCATCGGCAGGACCTGTGCGAAGATCTCGCCCTGGTTTCCATGCAGGATTTCGGCATAGCCCATCGACAGCGGGATGGCACCCTCGCCGACGCCGCCCGACATGATCGGAACGACGATGTAGAAGAAGGTGTGCTTGGGATCGAGGCCGAGCAGGGTGCCGACCAGCGTGCCGACGCAGGCGGCAGACACGGCGCCGCTGGCCAGCGGAACGAAGATCTTGAAGAAGCCCTTCACCAGCGCGTCGCGGTTCATGCTGAGCACGCTGCCGACGATGATGCAGGCGATGAACAGGTAGAGGAAATTGGTGAATTTGGTGAAGTCGACCACCGCCTTCAGCATCGGCGTCGGCAGCACATGGTAATAGGCCAGGGCCGAGGGGATGAAGGTGGCGAAGATCGCCGCGGCGCCGATGTGGCGGAACACCGGAAGGCGCTTG contains these protein-coding regions:
- a CDS encoding 2-hydroxycarboxylate transporter family protein, yielding MPSEVSLASLALDEPGLSASAARRSWREVWWGLLDQRIGIVPIPVFVVLIAVFAGAVATGSLSHDINMMIAVLAVCGFSCGELGKRLPVFRHIGAAAIFATFIPSALAYYHVLPTPMLKAVVDFTKFTNFLYLFIACIIVGSVLSMNRDALVKGFFKIFVPLASGAVSAACVGTLVGTLLGLDPKHTFFYIVVPIMSGGVGEGAIPLSMGYAEILHGNQGEIFAQVLPMVMLGSLMAILMSGLLNFIGKRMPHLTGNGQLQPGGTDFVKAATKSSGPVDANTVAAAGLFAVTLYLMGVMAQKVVGLPAPVAMLFIAVMVKVLQLASPSLEAGAGVVYKFFQVAVTYPLLFAMGVAVTPWDKLMSAFTVQNLIIIFCTVATHMTMGFLVGRMVKMYPIETAIINSCNCGQGGTGDVAILTAANRMQLMPFAQVATRIGGAITVTLSLIAMANLM
- a CDS encoding FadR/GntR family transcriptional regulator; its protein translation is MDDPDFDVSRHFQKIKIRRPPDIIIEQISDLIARRIIKAGQKLPAERVLAERFDVSRGTVREALRRLEFFGIVRTSPQSGTVVENLSEHVLIGLISNILNAGDTSPEMLIEVRGALEALSARLATERAHGGQIAEIRKAQQRMREQADANAYTLEEDLLFHLKVAEATNNNLLRSLIALMGPDVLRFSHQHATYKDGRMHAAADEHDAIIAAIESGRPDEAEKLMKQHIDKSYEHFRRDGHADTSPADGDAESGKPVRKRRPKQDLAHQAGKLAT
- a CDS encoding mandelate racemase/muconate lactonizing enzyme family protein is translated as MKITQLETLRTDEFSNVVWVRVHTDAGVVGLGETFYGAGAVEAHIHDVLAARLLGKDPLRIEAHARELVNLPMAQSSTGAEYRAASAIDLALWDILGKVCGQPVHQMLGGLCHDRVPVYNTCAGYGYVRSNKIKPVDTWNLGSSEGPYEDLNGFMTDAGRLAESLLEQGITGMKIWPFDPAAIANDGRFITAEQMKRAVEPFEKIRKAVGDRMQIMVEFHCLWNLPTVKKIARVLEDYDPTWYEDPIRMNSVNALTELAASTSVPICASETLGSRFPYKDMLEAGAIGVVMTDLVWTGGLTEGRKIASLADTYHRPYAPHDCTGPVAYVAAVHSSLSNPNTLIQESVRAFYTGWYAELVTEVPRIVDGHVLPMEGPGLGTELLPAVFERPDLRVRRTSL
- a CDS encoding L-idonate 5-dehydrogenase translates to MRGCVLHGQKDLRLETLDEPALKPGEVRVRIAAGGICGSDLHYFFEGRVGDFNVREPMVLGHEISGDVVEVGPDVTRTKIGDRVAVNPGKPCRTCPHCLAGRENLCANMIFFGSASRFPHVQGAFRETLVVRDFQCFPVPADTKHTNLVFAEPFAVALHAVAQAGSLLGRRVLITGAGPIGCLIAVAARRAGAEHVTITDLSDKPLEIAAQIGADETVNVLADSETPNRWQADRGCFDVCFEASGSARAVETCVLSTRPGGAVVQVGMLAPGLTPIPLNRLLAKEVTFKTSFRFHEEFAWAVSALTTGGVDLSPLATAQFPFEAAAEAFAAAHDRNSNMKVQIVF
- a CDS encoding SDR family oxidoreductase, with the protein product MTTMFDLSGKTALVTGSARGLGNAIAEGLAEAGAAIILSDINPDTLADAAARARDKGYTVHESAFDVTDEDAVAKAFAQFDEQGISVDILVNNAGIQIRSPLVDFPVADFRKVIDTNLTSAFLVGREAGRRMVARRAGKIINIGSLTSEQARVTVAPYAAAKGGIRLLTKSMTAEWAEFNVQINAIGPGYIVTEMNKPLIENAEFDGWVKKRTPARRWGNPTDLVGTAVFLASPASDFVNGQLIFVDGGIMAVY
- a CDS encoding 2-hydroxyacid dehydrogenase, which encodes MPKGKSQAGAGRDAAPSGAPLRVVVADANFMPHRALMQAQLPADTVVSWHPAFDEAAVAADLPGADVFVGPRFTAAMGAAADSLRLVHVGGAGYDGIDGKALPDGVLCANTFCHESSIAEFVAATSVVMRRQLLQQDRELRRGHWDSSVYESQRSQPSSLAGATVGIVGYGHIGSHVWRLMRAFGASGVAVTSRPERAEGEGLSWVAGTDGLDRLLAESDIVVLCLPLLPETRHIIGRAQLAAMRSDALLVNVSRGPLVDPEALFDALKDRRIGGAVIDVWYQYPSGGAHAQPSPLPFDTLDNILMTPHISGVTTQTFQGRVREVAANIARLQAGEPLRNLVSPR